The Desulfobulbus propionicus DSM 2032 DNA segment GCATCCGTCAGGAAAACATTGAAGCAGCGGCCGGTTGGGATATGACCGACCTGGATATCCTCAGTGACAAGCTCGCAGGAAGGACGTTGAAAAAATGAAAACCATCATCACCCGTTTTGGCGAGGTTGAATACGACCCATCTCATGTCATTCATTTCCCGGAAGGATTGATCGGCCTTGATCAGTTGAAGCGTTTTCTTGTGATGCCCAATAAAAAGCAAGGCCCGCTGTTCTGGATCCAATGCGTCGACGATCCGGCTTTTGCCTTTGTGGTGACCGACCCAACCAATTTCTTTCTCGACTATGTTGTCCTGCCCGATGAAAACGAGCGGCAAAAACTCGGTATCGACGAAAACGGCACCTGTTTTGTCTTGGCGATCGTCTCTGTTTCCGAGACCAAAGAGATCACCCTCAATCTTTCCGGTCCGATTCTCTATGCTCCGGAAACCAACAGAGGACTCCAGGTTATTCTTGAGGATCCCCGATACGACACCAGAACGCCCCTGCCCAAAATAGACAAACGCTAATTCGCTGGCTTCTTTCTTGTTTTTCCTGGCCTCCGGACGAAAAATCGTCTGGAGGCTTTTTTTATCGCTGTCCCGGCGTGCCGTCCACTCTGGGTGACCGGGATCAACACCCTGGTTGTTGGCCGATGATCCCGCGCTGCCGGAGGAAAGCCATGATCGCATCGGCAAGAACATCCGGAGGGGTTTCAGCGGCTGACAAAATCACTTCTGGAGACAAGGGGGGTTCATACGGATCATCGACTCCGGTGAACCCAGGGAGTTTGCCTGCCCTGGCCTGCTTGTACAGGCCTTTTGGGTCTCTGGCTTCGCATACTGCCATGGGGGTGTCGACAAACACCTCGATGAATTCTCCCGGAAGAAGCGTGTCGCGCACACGGTCCCGGTCGATCCGATAGGGGCTTATGAATGCGGTAATGGCAATGATGCCGGTCTGGGAAAACAACCTGGCCACCGCCCCTATCCGCCGAATATTTTCCTCACGGTCGATGGCGGAAAAACCCAGACCGAACCGCTGGGCGAAATCATCACCATGGGTCTCCCGGAGCAGTTGTTTGGTCGCGTTCAGTCCATGCCGGACATTGTCGCCGTCCAACACCGTGGAATGGATGCCGGCCTGATGGAGCTTGTGGTCAAGCGTGTTGGCGATGGTGCTTTTCCCCGAGGCGCTCAAGCCGGTCAGCCAAATCACGCACCCCTTGTGCCCATTCAAGAGTTCGCGCTGGCCGCGTGAAACCATCTGCTCATGCCAGAAGACTGCTGCTTCGTTGTCCATCCTTTTTCCTCCAAAAGAAGTCATTCCCGCGAAAAAAAGGGACCCCTCTCGGCACAAAACACTCAAGCCGGCTCACTCACACCTTGGTGAACCGCCTCCGTGCACGGCGGCATTCGCGGGGTCGATGATGACCGTAACCGGCATGCCCAGGCGTAATTCCTGGTCCGGGTCGCAGGCAAAGATACGGGCGCGGTAGACCAATTTGGTGCGCAATTCGGTGGTTTCCACGGTCTTGGGGGTAAATTCGGCGGTGGACGAAATAAAACCGACCCAGCCCTTGTAGATCTTTTTCGGTTGACTGTCAGTCTGCACCTGCGCCGGCATGCCTTCGCGGATTTTGCCTAGATCTGGCTCGCTGATATAGGCCCGAATCCAGAGCGGATCGTTGAGCGCCAAGGTCAAGACCGGTGCGCCGGCCGCAGCCATGGCACCGGGTTCGAGGATGCGGTTGCGGATCACTCCGTCGGCCGAGGCCAGCAGGCGGCTGTCGACCAACCGCTGCTGGGCCAGCTCTCGCGCCGACTGGAGCGCGGTCAGGGTCGCCTCGGCAGCGGCGATATCTTCCCTGCGCGGTCCCTCAATGGTCAGCGACAGTTCTTGCTCGGCGGTCTTCAGCCCGGCCTGCAGCGTCTGCACTCGCGCCTTGGCACTGTCGATCTCCTGCTGAGAAATGCGGTTGGTGACCAGCAGTGACTGTTTACGGGCAAGGATCAA contains these protein-coding regions:
- a CDS encoding HlyD family efflux transporter periplasmic adaptor subunit, which encodes MKRRAPLSIASPYRFLLLGLVCCCLLGASACSDQGEEQGNGPLTLYGNVDIREVQLAFQDAGRILHLHVDEGALVKKGQVVAELDPARFRMEVDRLKGEVEAQTRQLERLRTGSRPQEIGKARAAVESARATLREAELILARKQSLLVTNRISQQEIDSAKARVQTLQAGLKTAEQELSLTIEGPRREDIAAAEATLTALQSARELAQQRLVDSRLLASADGVIRNRILEPGAMAAAGAPVLTLALNDPLWIRAYISEPDLGKIREGMPAQVQTDSQPKKIYKGWVGFISSTAEFTPKTVETTELRTKLVYRARIFACDPDQELRLGMPVTVIIDPANAAVHGGGSPRCE
- a CDS encoding flagellar assembly protein FliW; the encoded protein is MKTIITRFGEVEYDPSHVIHFPEGLIGLDQLKRFLVMPNKKQGPLFWIQCVDDPAFAFVVTDPTNFFLDYVVLPDENERQKLGIDENGTCFVLAIVSVSETKEITLNLSGPILYAPETNRGLQVILEDPRYDTRTPLPKIDKR
- the cysC gene encoding adenylyl-sulfate kinase yields the protein MDNEAAVFWHEQMVSRGQRELLNGHKGCVIWLTGLSASGKSTIANTLDHKLHQAGIHSTVLDGDNVRHGLNATKQLLRETHGDDFAQRFGLGFSAIDREENIRRIGAVARLFSQTGIIAITAFISPYRIDRDRVRDTLLPGEFIEVFVDTPMAVCEARDPKGLYKQARAGKLPGFTGVDDPYEPPLSPEVILSAAETPPDVLADAIMAFLRQRGIIGQQPGC